The DNA window AGTGTTTGCCACGCTGTCGCCGGAAAAGCAGGCCGAGTTCCTCAAGGCCTATTACGACAAGCAGGACGGCATCGGCTACTCGCTGCTGCGCACCACCATCCACAGTTCGGATTTCAGCTCCGCCAGCTACACCTACATCAAGGAAGGCGACAAGGCGCTCAAGAGCTTCTCGATCGAGCATGACCGCAAGTACCGCATCCCGATGATCAAGCGCGCCATCGAGGCGTCCGGCGGCAGCATCCTGACCTATGCCAGTCCGTGGAGTGCGCCGGCCTTCATGAAGAGCAACAAGAACATGCTCAAGGGCGGCGCGCTGCTGCCGCAGTTCAACCAGGCCTGGGCCAACTACTACATCAAGTTCATCGCCGCCTACGAAAAGGAAGGCATCCCGCTGTGGGGCATCACCATCCAGAACGAGCCGATGGCCACCCAGACCTGGGAATCCATGCTCTACACGGCCGAGCAGGAGCGCGACTTCCTCAAGAACTTCCTCGGCCCGACCATGGCCAAGGCCGGCTATGCCGACAAGAAGATCGTGGTGTGGGATCACAACCGCGACATGATGGTCTACCGCGCCAAGGTGATCTTCGATGATCCGGAAGCCTCCAAGTACGCCTGGGGCATGGGCTTCCACTGGTACGAGACCTGGGCCGGCTTCAATCCGATGTTCGGCAACGTCGCCGAAGTGGCCAAGGCCTATCCGGACAAGCCGCTGCTGCTGACCGAGGCCTCGGTGGAGAAGTTCGACTTCGCCAAGCTGCAGTTCTGGGGCAACGCCGAGCGTTACGGCACCAACATGATCAACGATCTGAACAACGGCGCGGTGGGCTGGACCGACTGGAACATCCTGCTGGATGAAAAGGGCGGCCCCAACCACGTGGGCAACTACTGTTTCGCGCCGCTGCATGTGGATACCCGCACCGGCGAACTGCTGTACACGCCCAGCTACTACTACATCGGCCACTTCTCCAAGTTCATCCGTCCCGAAGCCCGTCGCGTCGGCACGGCGACCAGCCGCAGCGTGTTGATCGCCACCTCGTTCCGCAACGCCGATGGCAGCCTGGCCACGGTGGTGATGAACCCGACCGACAAGGAACTGGTCTACAACTACTACGTGGATGCCGACTCGGCGCAGGTGACGATTCCCGCGCACGCCATCCAGACACTGGTGCAATGAAGCGCAGCGGGCTGATGGCCGTCCTGGCGGGAGTCGCGGCGCTGGCCGCGTCCCCCGCGCATGCCGCCCAGCCGGCCCGATTCGCCTGGCCGGACGGGCACAAGGCGGCCGTCAGCCTGTCGTATGACGATGCGCTGGATTCGCAGCTGGATCATGCGATCCCGGCGTTGGACAAGCAGGGACTGAAAGGCACCTTCTATCTGCAGCTGTCACGCGATCCGGTGCGGCTGCGGATGGAGGAATGGCGGCAGGCCGCGCGCAACGGCCACGAGCTGGGCAACCACACGCTGTTCCACCAGTGTTCCGGCTCGCTGCCGGATCGCGACTGGGTCGAGCCGCAGCGCAATCTGGATACCACCACCGCGGCGCAGATGCAGGATCAGATCCTGCTGGCCAACGTGATGCTCAAGGCGCTGGATGGCCGCGACGAACGCACGCTGACCATTCCCTGCGGCGACACCCGCGCGCAGGACGGCGACTATCGGTTGCGGGTGGCGCCCGCATTCGTGGCGATCAAATGGGGCAACGGCGGCGTGATTGCCGACATGGACACGCTGGATCCGGCCGCCGTGCCGGTGGACGTACCGGTGGGTGTCACCGGTGCACAGCTGATCGCGCGGGTGGAGGAAGCGGCCGCGCGCGGGACGATGATCAACTTCACCTTCCACGGCATCGGCGGCGACTACCTCACCGTCTCCAACGAAGCGCACGAACAACTGCTGGCCTACCTGGCCGAACACCGCGACACCTACTGGGTCGACACCTTCGTCAACCTGATGCGCTATGTGCGCGGGCAACAGCACCGGCCGTAAGCTCGCAGGCGCGAACGTGCGGTCCGACGACCGCCGCCGGGGCTCCGCCTAATCGTGATTGACCGCCTGGCGGAACAGCCGCCACTGGCCATCTTCGCCGCGCTTCCACAGGTTCAGGCTCTTGCCTTCCACCACGCCACTGTCGCCGCCGGCCCGCCAGGCGACGCGGTAACGGCCTTCCTCAAGTTGAGTCGTGCCGGCATCCAGCGCGTGCACGCCGTCGCTGTGGATTTCAATCGCCTCGATGGTGACCGGTCCGGGGCGCTCGTGCTCGACGAAGTAGTCGCGGATCGCGTCCATGCCACGCAGCGTGGGCGTGTAGTAGGTGAGGTAGGCGGCATCGGCGGCGAACAACGTCGCGTGCTCCGCGCCTTTCCGTTCCTTCACGAGGCGGGTGATCAATGCATTGCGATCGGCCAGCTCGCGTTTGACCGGCGCGCTGGCGGTGTCGATTGCAGGTGATGTGTCCGTCGGCGCAGTCAGCTCCGGCAGCAAAGCGCGGTCGAACGGCGCGCTGGCGCCCCAGAGTTCGGCGATGACGCGCGGCCCCTCCGCGGAATTCCGCCAGACCGCCAGATACTTGCCGACATAGTCGTAAGCCGGCTGTCCTTCGCGCTGCAGGCGTTGCGTATAGCGGCCTATCTCGATGAGGTGATCGCCCGCCTTGTCCAGACTGTCGGTCTGCCGCTCCCAACGCGTGACGCGTGCCTGTTGCCACCACTGTTGCAGATAGCCATGGATATCGTCGCGGCCGCGACGCAGCTTGGCATGCTCCGGCATCAGCGTGGCGTCATCGGCGTAACGACTTCCCAGCGCAGCCAGATCCGTCGCGCTGGCGGCGCGCGCCCACTCGGCATTGCGTGCCGCAATCTCCGCTTCGACCGTTTGAGTTGCGTGGGCGCAGGCGCAGGACAGCCAAAGCGCCGCCACCCACAGGATTCTTGTGCGGACCCTGGCGTGCATGCTCGCCTCCTGCGCCGATGTCAGGGCGCGGCGCTGACCTGGAACGGAAAGTTGGCGTACGCCGCATGGCCATGGCCATCGCGGACCTCGACGAACAGCCGATAGGCGCCCGGTTCCTGCGGCGCCTGGAACTTCAGCCCGCCCTGACCCTGGAAGGTCATGCGCACGCGTACGGCGGCCGGCACGTCTTCGTGATCGCCGCCGGTGGTGGTGGCGGTGGTCTCGCGCAACACGTACCACTGGAAGCGCAACGGATCCTGCTCGGCATCTTCGGCCTGCACATGCGCCTCGTGCTCGCTGCCCGGCGCCACGCTCACGCTCTTTGTCGCCGCCAGGCCGTCGATCAGGATCGGCTGGATCGCCGGCGCGCGGTTGTCCGGCCATTGCCCGGTCCACAGATACTGCATGGCATCCACGCTGGGCGTGGACTCGCCGCTCTTGAGGAACAAGCCGTACCAGGTGGGCGTGCGTTCCTGCTTCTGCCCCCACAGGAAGACGTACGAACCCAGGCCCTGGCGCTTGTCCGACGCGATGTAGGACTGATAGCGCTCCATCAGCCGGCCGGCCTTGCGTGAGGCATCGTCTTCGATGGCCGCGCCCCAGCTTGTCAGTGGGCTTTCCCAATGGCCGGTCGGTCCCCATTCGGTGACCACGTAGGGACCGGTCCACTTGCTCGCGCGCAGCTTGGCGGGCAATTCGTTGATGTCGCCATACAGTTGCACGCCGATCAGATCCAGCGCCGGCGCGCGCGCCTTGATCTCGGCAATCAGCGCGGGCGTGAAGCCGGCCAGCGGCGTCATCACCGGATGGTTGGGATCGAGGCGATGGATGGCCAGGGTGATGTCGTTGACCGCGTTCCAGACCTTGGGGTTCTTGTGCTCCAGATTGAGCTCGTTGCCCACCAG is part of the Pseudoxanthomonas indica genome and encodes:
- a CDS encoding glycoside hydrolase family 30 protein, with product MKHPPLIATAGLTVLLACSLPSGAFAQDQAGKPVTIYTTAEAGNQRLARSGQVTLKGGHKLTEVENSVFVNPGKQYQTVMGIGGAITDASAEVFATLSPEKQAEFLKAYYDKQDGIGYSLLRTTIHSSDFSSASYTYIKEGDKALKSFSIEHDRKYRIPMIKRAIEASGGSILTYASPWSAPAFMKSNKNMLKGGALLPQFNQAWANYYIKFIAAYEKEGIPLWGITIQNEPMATQTWESMLYTAEQERDFLKNFLGPTMAKAGYADKKIVVWDHNRDMMVYRAKVIFDDPEASKYAWGMGFHWYETWAGFNPMFGNVAEVAKAYPDKPLLLTEASVEKFDFAKLQFWGNAERYGTNMINDLNNGAVGWTDWNILLDEKGGPNHVGNYCFAPLHVDTRTGELLYTPSYYYIGHFSKFIRPEARRVGTATSRSVLIATSFRNADGSLATVVMNPTDKELVYNYYVDADSAQVTIPAHAIQTLVQ
- a CDS encoding polysaccharide deacetylase family protein, with translation MKRSGLMAVLAGVAALAASPAHAAQPARFAWPDGHKAAVSLSYDDALDSQLDHAIPALDKQGLKGTFYLQLSRDPVRLRMEEWRQAARNGHELGNHTLFHQCSGSLPDRDWVEPQRNLDTTTAAQMQDQILLANVMLKALDGRDERTLTIPCGDTRAQDGDYRLRVAPAFVAIKWGNGGVIADMDTLDPAAVPVDVPVGVTGAQLIARVEEAAARGTMINFTFHGIGGDYLTVSNEAHEQLLAYLAEHRDTYWVDTFVNLMRYVRGQQHRP
- a CDS encoding DUF4440 domain-containing protein; the encoded protein is MHARVRTRILWVAALWLSCACAHATQTVEAEIAARNAEWARAASATDLAALGSRYADDATLMPEHAKLRRGRDDIHGYLQQWWQQARVTRWERQTDSLDKAGDHLIEIGRYTQRLQREGQPAYDYVGKYLAVWRNSAEGPRVIAELWGASAPFDRALLPELTAPTDTSPAIDTASAPVKRELADRNALITRLVKERKGAEHATLFAADAAYLTYYTPTLRGMDAIRDYFVEHERPGPVTIEAIEIHSDGVHALDAGTTQLEEGRYRVAWRAGGDSGVVEGKSLNLWKRGEDGQWRLFRQAVNHD
- a CDS encoding glycoside hydrolase family 2 TIM barrel-domain containing protein; its protein translation is MRQAWRRRVGLWLGLALACSGVAAAQQPASTSSGAAVVEPAPAVVKIVRQGASYQLQVNGQPFYIKGGGLGDIDQETLLARGGNSFRTWSTGDDTAKVRAMLDRAQRNGLKVAMGLDVARERHGFDYDDATAVAAQQKRIETEVALYKDHPAVLMWLVGNELNLEHKNPKVWNAVNDITLAIHRLDPNHPVMTPLAGFTPALIAEIKARAPALDLIGVQLYGDINELPAKLRASKWTGPYVVTEWGPTGHWESPLTSWGAAIEDDASRKAGRLMERYQSYIASDKRQGLGSYVFLWGQKQERTPTWYGLFLKSGESTPSVDAMQYLWTGQWPDNRAPAIQPILIDGLAATKSVSVAPGSEHEAHVQAEDAEQDPLRFQWYVLRETTATTTGGDHEDVPAAVRVRMTFQGQGGLKFQAPQEPGAYRLFVEVRDGHGHAAYANFPFQVSAAP